One Candidatus Korarchaeum sp. DNA segment encodes these proteins:
- a CDS encoding nucleotidyltransferase domain-containing protein encodes MRESLRRALERFAERVTSLHGRVLVIVFGSRAKMEEYAASDTDILVVLDRVTPGELVRLAEEARRSGIPSPEIHLYTFEDLEKAKGNAVIMDAVLEGVPIIDTEKVMDRLRKSIEEYVREKGLVKTRNGWWALGVES; translated from the coding sequence TTGAGAGAGAGCTTAAGGAGGGCCTTAGAGAGATTCGCTGAGAGAGTCACTTCCCTTCATGGGAGGGTCCTCGTGATAGTTTTCGGGAGCAGAGCTAAGATGGAGGAGTACGCTGCCAGCGATACCGACATTCTGGTGGTTCTGGATAGGGTAACTCCTGGGGAGCTAGTTCGCCTAGCTGAGGAAGCTAGGAGGTCAGGGATACCGTCCCCCGAGATACACCTCTACACGTTCGAGGATCTGGAGAAAGCTAAGGGGAATGCTGTGATAATGGACGCCGTACTTGAGGGCGTTCCCATAATCGACACGGAGAAGGTGATGGACCGGTTGCGGAAGAGCATTGAAGAGTACGTGAGGGAGAAGGGATTGGTTAAGACGAGAAACGGATGGTGGGCCTTGGGAGTAGAGAGCTGA
- a CDS encoding YkgJ family cysteine cluster protein: protein MYLPWSSIESFKCLACGTCCSHFAVPLRANEALALARMFGWHVIEARKGKLFVRKDGRRCPFLVRLGPSEVCYLQEIGLKPRACKLWPFHVFKNPEYGRREEAALSSKYGTFYVYVDARCPGVTLGRPGDLLVSTVIEALEIWLGVRTRQHLTTSTLTVPMHRSLGTFRER from the coding sequence GTGTACCTTCCCTGGAGCTCAATTGAGTCATTCAAGTGCCTCGCATGTGGTACCTGCTGTTCTCACTTCGCAGTGCCTCTAAGAGCGAATGAGGCTCTCGCTCTAGCGAGGATGTTCGGGTGGCACGTGATAGAGGCCAGGAAGGGGAAGCTCTTCGTAAGGAAGGATGGGAGGAGGTGCCCCTTCTTAGTGAGGCTAGGTCCCTCTGAAGTCTGCTACCTGCAGGAGATAGGATTAAAACCCAGGGCATGTAAGCTCTGGCCCTTCCACGTGTTCAAGAACCCTGAGTATGGTAGAAGGGAGGAGGCAGCTCTCTCAAGCAAGTATGGCACCTTCTATGTGTACGTGGACGCCAGGTGTCCCGGGGTCACCTTGGGGAGACCCGGTGATCTACTGGTAAGTACCGTAATTGAAGCCCTGGAGATATGGCTGGGTGTGAGGACGAGACAGCACCTAACGACCAGCACCCTCACGGTCCCCATGCATCGCTCGCTCGGCACCTTCAGGGAGCGATGA
- the pyk gene encoding pyruvate kinase yields MQRTRIVATIGPSSSNMDVLRGMIAEGMNVARLNFSHGTLSEKAEQIDLIRTASSELGVRVGLMSDLQGPEVRTHMGRKELKVEEGDLVTVSGKEGIGEVKIKPSSVLRSLESDDELFIDGGKVRFRVREVRDDLLVCEVLQGGVVRDKRSVHASKPFDIRGLTEEDKEAIKLSITKGVDFIALSFVKSADDVAEARRFMDSLTDDPPAIISKIETREAVEKINEILEESYGIMVARGDLGVGMPLQEVPKVQKKLIRLANTYAKPVITATEMLESMVSSPVPTRAEVTDVYNAILDGSDAVMLSAETAVGNYPILSVRWMRMICEAAEGSLDIRLDFPVDSIPSLIGRAAVEASEALKCPVILCFTYSGYTARHVARHRPKARVIALSSDPRTSRLLTLTWGIEVLDVSLNTEKAIEEALMYCLKNNLVSEDDKVVITYGHPHGRAKTNTLRVHGVSELLSDELPGT; encoded by the coding sequence ATGCAAAGGACGAGGATAGTAGCCACAATAGGACCCTCATCCTCAAACATGGATGTCCTTAGGGGGATGATAGCTGAAGGGATGAACGTAGCTAGGCTGAACTTCTCCCACGGAACGCTAAGCGAGAAAGCGGAGCAGATAGATCTCATTAGAACTGCTTCAAGCGAGCTAGGAGTTAGAGTAGGGCTAATGTCCGACCTCCAGGGGCCGGAGGTAAGGACGCACATGGGTAGGAAGGAGCTGAAGGTGGAGGAAGGGGACTTAGTCACTGTTAGTGGGAAAGAGGGGATTGGGGAGGTGAAGATAAAGCCCTCCAGCGTTCTGAGGTCCCTAGAGTCCGATGATGAGCTTTTCATCGATGGAGGCAAGGTGAGGTTCAGGGTGAGGGAGGTCCGCGATGACCTCTTGGTATGCGAGGTGCTCCAGGGAGGGGTCGTGAGGGACAAGAGGTCCGTTCATGCATCGAAGCCCTTTGACATCAGAGGCCTTACTGAGGAGGATAAGGAGGCGATAAAGCTGTCGATAACTAAGGGGGTCGATTTCATAGCTCTGTCCTTCGTCAAGTCGGCTGATGACGTAGCTGAGGCGAGGAGGTTCATGGACTCCCTCACGGACGATCCCCCAGCGATAATATCTAAGATAGAGACCAGAGAAGCTGTTGAGAAGATAAATGAGATCTTAGAAGAATCATATGGGATAATGGTCGCTAGAGGTGACTTAGGAGTCGGTATGCCCCTTCAAGAAGTGCCTAAAGTTCAGAAAAAACTGATAAGGCTTGCGAATACCTATGCTAAGCCTGTGATAACGGCCACTGAGATGCTGGAATCCATGGTGTCGAGCCCCGTCCCGACGAGAGCCGAGGTAACCGATGTATACAACGCGATCCTAGATGGGAGCGACGCCGTAATGCTCTCAGCTGAGACCGCTGTCGGTAACTACCCTATCCTAAGCGTGAGGTGGATGAGGATGATCTGCGAGGCCGCTGAAGGCTCTTTAGATATAAGGTTGGATTTCCCAGTTGATAGCATACCTTCCCTCATTGGAAGAGCTGCTGTAGAAGCCTCAGAAGCTCTGAAGTGCCCCGTGATCCTCTGCTTCACCTACTCAGGATACACAGCGAGGCACGTAGCTAGGCATAGGCCTAAAGCTAGGGTCATAGCCCTAAGCAGCGATCCGAGGACGAGCAGGCTCTTAACGCTCACCTGGGGGATTGAGGTCTTGGATGTGAGCTTGAACACGGAGAAAGCCATCGAGGAGGCATTGATGTACTGCCTGAAGAATAATCTGGTCTCGGAGGACGATAAGGTGGTCATAACCTACGGCCACCCACACGGTAGGGCGAAGACGAACACGCTGAGGGTACATGGGGTGAGTGAGTTACTTAGCGATGAGCTCCCCGGGACATAA
- a CDS encoding transposase, with product MGLQFEKLDGFNPKLGWIRIDLGKLLHIHRVYELKRKRLQSKVLRKPSLREVLAKYSRRERNRAKDFVHKLTTSLSREYKGYIHGFENLRKDKMFRRGKKARKHNRKVAKSDWKIIQSLMSYKSRVVFLNPKDTSRRCSRCGMVNAPKGAIYKCRCGLRMDRQLNAAVNLYLQMEGLSPSPRLFEGLMAWSGFALTGEEASGLEAGESQGLNGYLSVLSSEPFSEGGFTEASRDGGAILKRYLTSQ from the coding sequence ATGGGACTGCAATTTGAAAAGTTAGACGGCTTCAATCCGAAGCTGGGGTGGATCAGGATCGATTTAGGAAAGCTCCTTCATATCCACAGGGTCTATGAGCTCAAGAGGAAGAGGCTGCAGTCTAAGGTATTGAGGAAGCCCTCCCTCAGAGAAGTTTTGGCCAAGTACTCGAGGAGGGAGAGGAACAGGGCTAAAGACTTCGTTCACAAGCTGACCACTTCCCTATCTAGGGAGTATAAAGGCTATATACATGGCTTCGAAAATTTGAGGAAGGATAAGATGTTCAGAAGGGGAAAGAAAGCGAGAAAGCATAATAGGAAAGTTGCTAAGAGCGATTGGAAGATCATACAGTCTCTTATGTCATATAAGTCGAGGGTTGTGTTCCTCAACCCCAAGGATACGAGTAGGAGGTGCTCCAGATGTGGGATGGTAAATGCCCCGAAAGGAGCGATTTACAAATGCAGATGCGGGTTGAGGATGGATAGGCAGCTTAACGCTGCCGTAAATTTGTACCTTCAGATGGAGGGTCTTTCCCCGAGCCCTAGGCTCTTCGAGGGGCTTATGGCTTGGAGTGGGTTCGCCCTGACGGGGGAGGAGGCCTCAGGTCTAGAGGCTGGTGAGTCCCAAGGGCTAAATGGATACTTATCCGTACTTAGCTCAGAACCCTTCTCAGAGGGCGGGTTTACCGAAGCCAGCAGGGACGGTGGGGCCATCTTGAAACGCTACCTCACCTCTCAGTAA
- a CDS encoding dihydroorotase family protein — protein sequence MVCFCGKLMLPIGFVDSCIEVEGGEIRGIAKTMGGCEQVDLVLPGMVDLHVHMRGLDQRHKGDWKSESLAALSGGVTVVADMPNNVPRIDNPEALRMKLEEATRESFVDFALYTAYPYLTEMSTVVGVKVYPEDMWRGLRDLFRRAAQLGKEVIVHAEDPIALMEAESVEDVREHSIARPEVAEEIAVVRAISLAEMYGGKLRIAHATLPSTLVAVKEARVRGLQVRAEVTPHHLLFSSDDAEKLRSLFKVNPPIRRPEIRNKLLKMVEAGYADFLVTDHAPHSPEEKSRGYEEMPPGIPWLDALTPFLLQCVEEGSLPYRALLMYSSEPASHLGLRRGSLLPGNLADLVILRRVRWEVKLEDLYTKAKVSPLLGRELRWRVDRVLLRGEVAFQDGPTVPAGFGKPAL from the coding sequence ATGGTATGTTTCTGCGGTAAGCTCATGCTCCCCATCGGGTTCGTGGACTCCTGCATCGAGGTAGAGGGAGGTGAGATACGCGGTATCGCTAAAACGATGGGAGGCTGCGAGCAGGTGGACTTAGTGCTGCCGGGCATGGTAGACCTACACGTCCACATGAGAGGCCTTGATCAGAGGCACAAAGGGGATTGGAAGTCTGAATCGCTCGCAGCTCTGAGCGGAGGCGTAACTGTGGTTGCAGATATGCCCAACAACGTGCCCAGGATAGATAACCCAGAGGCCCTGAGGATGAAGCTGGAGGAGGCTACCAGGGAGAGCTTCGTTGACTTCGCGCTCTACACGGCCTACCCTTACCTAACTGAGATGAGTACGGTCGTAGGGGTGAAGGTGTACCCTGAGGACATGTGGAGGGGCTTGAGGGACCTCTTCAGGAGGGCAGCCCAGCTCGGGAAGGAGGTGATAGTGCACGCTGAGGACCCCATAGCTCTGATGGAAGCTGAGAGCGTTGAGGACGTGAGGGAGCACTCGATAGCCAGACCCGAGGTAGCTGAGGAGATAGCCGTGGTTAGAGCTATATCCCTAGCTGAGATGTACGGAGGCAAGCTGAGGATAGCCCATGCTACCCTTCCGTCAACCCTAGTTGCCGTTAAGGAGGCCAGGGTTAGGGGTCTTCAAGTGAGGGCTGAGGTGACCCCTCATCACCTCCTCTTCAGCTCGGATGATGCCGAGAAGTTGAGAAGCCTCTTCAAAGTCAATCCACCGATAAGGAGACCTGAAATCAGGAACAAGCTGCTCAAGATGGTTGAAGCTGGTTACGCAGACTTCCTAGTGACGGATCATGCTCCTCACAGTCCGGAGGAGAAGTCGCGGGGTTATGAGGAAATGCCCCCCGGCATCCCCTGGCTCGACGCCCTCACCCCATTCCTGCTCCAGTGCGTTGAGGAAGGCTCGCTCCCTTACAGAGCTCTCCTCATGTACAGCTCAGAGCCAGCCTCCCATCTGGGCTTGAGGAGGGGTTCCCTTCTCCCCGGAAACCTAGCTGATCTGGTGATCCTCAGGAGGGTGAGGTGGGAAGTCAAGCTGGAGGACCTCTACACGAAGGCTAAGGTGAGCCCTCTCCTCGGAAGGGAGCTCAGGTGGAGGGTTGATAGGGTCTTACTGAGAGGTGAGGTAGCGTTTCAAGATGGCCCCACCGTCCCTGCTGGCTTCGGTAAACCCGCCCTCTGA
- a CDS encoding dihydroorotate dehydrogenase electron transfer subunit produces MSNYQAYEVMEVVETEELSKKVRKIVLNGNLNSSPGQYVMVWVPGVGEIPISVARELESEIWLLVARVGKVSSALHSLRAGDLLWLRGPYGRGFSLAEGRISLVGGGYGISPLIFLSERLRSLGNVELRFYAGFRSKEEVLLEDLLRSISDELIVTTEDGSRGLRGKVVEHTDFKWPDRVYAAGPEGMLVEVVREAIRRGKYVEVSLERLIRCSLGVCGSCSLDPLGLLVCRDGPVFDGSTLIEVKDFGRYWRGFDGRKVYLGELNSDGMFLR; encoded by the coding sequence TTGAGCAACTATCAGGCGTATGAAGTGATGGAAGTCGTTGAAACTGAGGAATTAAGTAAGAAAGTTAGGAAGATAGTCTTGAATGGAAACCTTAATTCCTCACCAGGTCAGTACGTCATGGTATGGGTCCCAGGAGTAGGGGAAATACCCATAAGTGTCGCTAGGGAGCTTGAAAGCGAGATCTGGCTGCTAGTGGCTAGGGTCGGTAAAGTCAGCTCTGCCCTGCATTCCCTGAGGGCGGGGGACCTTCTCTGGTTGAGAGGGCCATACGGGAGGGGCTTCTCACTAGCCGAGGGTAGGATCTCCCTGGTGGGCGGGGGTTACGGTATTTCCCCACTCATCTTCTTATCTGAGAGGCTTAGGTCGTTGGGGAACGTAGAATTGAGATTTTACGCAGGTTTTAGGAGTAAAGAGGAGGTTCTGCTGGAGGATCTCCTCAGATCGATCAGTGATGAGCTTATAGTGACAACGGAGGACGGTTCTAGAGGGTTGAGGGGAAAGGTCGTTGAGCACACCGACTTCAAGTGGCCCGACAGGGTGTACGCGGCAGGCCCGGAGGGGATGCTGGTGGAGGTCGTGAGAGAAGCCATCAGGAGGGGCAAGTACGTCGAGGTGTCCTTAGAGAGGCTGATAAGGTGCTCTCTAGGGGTATGCGGATCCTGCTCCTTGGATCCCCTGGGGCTCTTGGTCTGCAGAGACGGCCCGGTGTTCGACGGGAGCACCCTAATCGAGGTCAAGGACTTCGGGAGGTACTGGAGAGGGTTCGACGGGAGGAAGGTCTACTTAGGGGAGTTGAACTCTGATGGTATGTTTCTGCGGTAA
- the pyrI gene encoding aspartate carbamoyltransferase regulatory subunit: MKEELVVRRISDGTVIDHIPAGRALRVLKLLGITGEREGVVALVMNVPSGKLGKKDIVKVEGRELSKEEVDKIALIAPKATINIIRNYEVVEKRRVELPSRIVGILRCMNPNCVTNVPRESVKPTFTLLSRDPLRMVCEYCGEYLTEEEVVEQLSGV, encoded by the coding sequence TTGAAGGAGGAGCTGGTGGTCAGGAGGATATCTGACGGTACGGTGATAGACCACATACCAGCTGGGAGGGCCCTGAGGGTGCTCAAGCTATTGGGCATAACCGGGGAGAGGGAGGGAGTAGTGGCTCTAGTTATGAACGTCCCCAGCGGTAAGTTAGGTAAGAAGGACATAGTCAAGGTGGAGGGGAGGGAGCTCAGCAAGGAGGAGGTAGATAAGATAGCGCTAATCGCACCCAAGGCTACGATAAACATAATCAGGAACTATGAGGTCGTGGAGAAGAGGAGAGTTGAGCTACCGAGCAGGATAGTCGGGATACTGAGGTGCATGAACCCTAACTGCGTGACGAACGTTCCCAGGGAATCCGTTAAGCCCACTTTCACGCTGCTATCGCGTGATCCCCTGAGGATGGTGTGTGAGTACTGTGGGGAGTACCTAACGGAGGAGGAGGTAGTTGAGCAACTATCAGGCGTATGA
- the pyrB gene encoding aspartate carbamoyltransferase: MSLRGRDVISISDFKRSDLERLFRVASSRFQGDELRGKVIAMAFFEPSTRTRFSFETATLRLGGSYLGFEVTQATSLAKGESFSDTIRMLDAYSDGIVVRHSIEGAAKLAAELAEVPIINAGDGTKNHPTQAMIDLYTVWKERGGIDNLVYGVLGDLRYGRAAASFLKALNLYSPRKVYLISPEGLKPRQELLDSLKVPWEFAELKEVIPELDVLYVTRVQKERFPDPSEYERVKGSYRVDSSILKDVKETLMILHPLPRVDEISLDVDSTPHAYYFKQAANGVPLRMALLSEVIP, from the coding sequence ATGAGTTTGAGGGGAAGGGATGTGATCTCCATATCGGATTTCAAGAGGAGCGATCTTGAGAGGCTATTCAGGGTGGCATCATCGAGGTTCCAAGGGGACGAGCTCAGGGGTAAGGTGATAGCCATGGCCTTCTTCGAGCCCAGCACCAGGACCAGGTTCAGCTTCGAGACGGCTACCCTCAGGTTAGGTGGCAGTTACCTAGGGTTCGAGGTAACGCAGGCCACTTCCTTAGCCAAGGGAGAGAGTTTCTCGGACACGATAAGGATGCTTGACGCTTACTCTGACGGGATAGTGGTCAGGCACAGCATAGAGGGAGCTGCTAAGCTAGCTGCTGAGCTCGCTGAAGTCCCCATCATAAACGCCGGAGACGGGACCAAGAACCATCCCACTCAGGCCATGATAGATCTGTACACCGTCTGGAAGGAGAGGGGGGGCATAGATAACCTGGTTTACGGGGTTCTCGGGGACTTGAGGTATGGAAGGGCTGCCGCTAGCTTCCTGAAAGCCTTAAACTTGTACTCCCCTAGAAAGGTCTACTTGATATCCCCTGAGGGCCTCAAGCCGAGGCAGGAGCTACTGGATTCCCTGAAGGTTCCTTGGGAATTCGCTGAGCTCAAGGAGGTGATCCCAGAGTTAGACGTACTTTACGTCACTAGGGTGCAGAAGGAGAGGTTCCCGGATCCGTCTGAATACGAGAGAGTGAAGGGAAGCTATAGAGTAGACTCCTCGATTCTCAAAGACGTCAAGGAGACTTTGATGATCCTCCACCCGCTCCCTAGGGTCGATGAGATATCCTTGGATGTGGACTCAACGCCCCACGCTTACTACTTCAAGCAGGCGGCCAACGGCGTTCCCTTGAGGATGGCCCTGCTATCGGAGGTGATACCTTGA
- the pyrE gene encoding orotate phosphoribosyltransferase has product MDAYELGMLLLSKGMLRFGDFTLTSGRKSNIYVDLRPLPSFPDEFTSITEEIVRRIGDGEFGICGVAVGGLPLATAIAMRLRKPLIYVRKERKEHGTEGLLEGFLNRRSYLVVDDVATTGGSISHAARIVRGHGSEVREAWVVVDRMQGAAENLRSEGIELRSLATLPEIVSMLIDSLSDEEREHALRYLREVE; this is encoded by the coding sequence ATGGACGCGTATGAGTTGGGGATGCTTCTCCTATCTAAGGGGATGCTGAGGTTCGGTGACTTCACCCTGACGTCCGGGAGGAAGAGCAACATCTACGTGGACCTCAGGCCCCTGCCCTCCTTCCCAGATGAGTTCACCTCGATCACCGAGGAGATTGTGAGGAGGATCGGTGATGGGGAGTTCGGGATATGCGGCGTCGCCGTCGGGGGACTTCCCTTAGCTACAGCCATAGCCATGAGGTTAAGGAAGCCCCTCATATACGTCAGGAAGGAGAGGAAGGAGCACGGTACTGAGGGCCTCCTAGAGGGCTTCTTGAATAGGAGGAGCTACTTAGTGGTAGATGACGTGGCTACCACTGGAGGCTCGATATCGCACGCAGCTAGGATAGTGAGGGGGCACGGATCGGAGGTGAGGGAAGCATGGGTGGTCGTAGATAGGATGCAAGGCGCCGCTGAGAACCTGAGGTCAGAGGGCATTGAGCTCAGGAGCTTAGCGACCCTCCCCGAGATAGTGAGCATGCTGATAGACTCCCTCTCGGATGAGGAGAGGGAGCACGCGTTGAGGTACTTGAGGGAGGTTGAATAA
- a CDS encoding orotidine 5'-phosphate decarboxylase / HUMPS family protein yields MIDRVSSLDSRLILALDFPSGRIKELLGGLRELAVGVKVGFPLTLSLGFDGVRELLREFPDYYWIADYKIADIPEVAQYVISRLEDMGFDAAIMHLFTGQRKYETGMDLIGVAAMSHPEAKFFRGNFIKLLEEAELLEIEGIVVGATRPEMVREARRRLPKARIFSPGVGAQGAEPGSAIAAGADLEIVGRSIVKSDNPIEEAMRVVEAHRGVIHGRV; encoded by the coding sequence TTGATCGATAGGGTCTCTTCCCTCGATTCCAGGCTCATATTGGCTCTTGATTTCCCATCCGGGAGGATCAAGGAGCTCCTCGGGGGGCTAAGGGAGCTAGCCGTGGGGGTGAAAGTGGGTTTCCCCTTAACCCTCTCGCTGGGGTTCGACGGTGTCAGGGAGCTCTTGAGGGAGTTCCCTGACTACTACTGGATAGCGGACTACAAGATAGCTGACATCCCTGAGGTGGCCCAGTACGTGATCAGCCGTCTGGAGGACATGGGATTCGATGCAGCGATAATGCACCTCTTCACCGGTCAGAGGAAGTACGAAACGGGAATGGACCTCATAGGAGTTGCCGCCATGAGTCATCCGGAGGCCAAGTTCTTCAGGGGGAACTTCATCAAGCTTCTAGAGGAAGCGGAGCTCTTGGAGATCGAGGGCATCGTAGTGGGAGCTACTAGACCCGAGATGGTGAGGGAAGCGAGGAGGAGATTACCTAAAGCTAGGATATTCTCCCCGGGAGTGGGGGCTCAGGGAGCGGAGCCTGGTTCAGCTATAGCGGCTGGTGCTGACCTCGAGATCGTCGGCAGGAGCATAGTCAAGAGCGATAATCCTATCGAAGAAGCTATGAGGGTAGTCGAAGCTCACAGGGGTGTTATTCATGGACGCGTATGA
- a CDS encoding adenylosuccinate synthase yields MPAIVVIGMQFGDESKGAVVDFLAEWADLVVRYNGGSNAGHTVVAEGLKYKFHLVPSGAARGKRCVIGAGVAFDPEVFIEEVEELRRRGRSLDILVSLKATLLLPYHKELDASLAGESLGTTKRGIGPAYQDKMARVTGLRVKDLLAEDFPERLRKVLELKEADLRRANILRGDLEGYYRELLGKAEAWGEFLRPFVGEDHIEVNDAIARGKLVIFEGAQGTMLDVDHGTYPFVTSSSTVAGGACTGVGVSPLAIDAVLGVCKAYTSRVGAGPFPTELFGGQADYIRERGGEYGTTTGRPRRVGWLDIPMLRYSALVNGVGYLAIRKLDVLSGIRRIKVAVAYEIDGEEYRIAPPYADEMGRAKPVYVELEGWEEHDWKDIVKRGWDGLPEEMKAYVEFLEKELNVRTVMIGLGPEREMTLVTPALHDLLSSLIGVHAGGARVI; encoded by the coding sequence ATGCCGGCCATAGTCGTCATCGGGATGCAGTTCGGTGACGAGAGCAAAGGGGCTGTTGTGGACTTCCTAGCGGAGTGGGCTGACCTCGTCGTTAGGTACAATGGGGGCAGTAACGCTGGTCATACCGTGGTAGCTGAGGGCCTGAAGTACAAGTTCCACCTGGTACCCTCGGGCGCTGCTAGGGGTAAGAGGTGCGTGATAGGGGCCGGTGTTGCCTTCGACCCGGAGGTCTTCATTGAGGAAGTTGAGGAGCTGAGGAGGAGGGGGAGGAGTTTAGATATCTTGGTTTCCCTGAAGGCCACCCTACTGCTTCCCTACCACAAGGAGCTCGATGCCTCGCTGGCGGGCGAGTCGTTGGGGACGACGAAGAGGGGGATAGGTCCCGCTTACCAGGATAAGATGGCTAGGGTCACTGGTTTGAGGGTTAAGGACCTCCTGGCCGAGGACTTCCCCGAGAGACTGAGGAAGGTGCTGGAGCTCAAGGAAGCAGACTTGAGGAGAGCCAACATCCTCAGAGGGGACCTCGAGGGTTACTATAGAGAGCTCCTAGGTAAGGCTGAGGCGTGGGGAGAGTTCCTAAGACCCTTCGTAGGGGAGGATCACATAGAGGTGAACGACGCGATAGCTAGGGGGAAGCTGGTGATATTCGAGGGAGCGCAGGGTACTATGCTCGATGTCGATCACGGTACCTACCCCTTCGTCACATCATCCAGCACCGTAGCTGGAGGAGCTTGCACAGGAGTAGGGGTAAGTCCTCTAGCTATAGATGCTGTCCTAGGGGTCTGCAAGGCTTATACTTCCAGGGTGGGGGCTGGACCCTTCCCAACGGAGCTCTTCGGTGGCCAGGCCGATTACATAAGGGAGAGGGGAGGGGAGTACGGGACGACGACGGGCAGGCCCAGGAGGGTCGGGTGGCTAGACATCCCCATGCTCAGGTACTCCGCTCTCGTCAACGGCGTGGGTTACTTGGCTATAAGGAAGCTGGATGTCCTCTCCGGAATTAGGAGGATCAAGGTAGCTGTGGCCTATGAGATAGATGGGGAGGAATACAGGATAGCCCCTCCTTACGCGGATGAGATGGGAAGGGCTAAGCCCGTTTACGTGGAGTTGGAGGGTTGGGAGGAGCATGACTGGAAGGACATCGTCAAGAGAGGATGGGATGGCTTACCTGAGGAGATGAAGGCTTACGTAGAGTTTTTAGAGAAGGAGCTCAATGTGAGAACCGTTATGATAGGCTTGGGTCCCGAGAGGGAGATGACCCTGGTGACACCCGCCTTACACGATCTCCTCAGTTCCCTGATCGGAGTTCACGCGGGAGGAGCAAGGGTTATATAG